A DNA window from Paenibacillus sp. HWE-109 contains the following coding sequences:
- a CDS encoding TetR/AcrR family transcriptional regulator, whose translation MVKGTTSTDRRNDIISAAIEVFAELGYYRATTAQVAERAAISQPYVYRFFTKESLLVAALELSWQRILHAFQTVRNTVEPALLEKGFIRAYEQIMESHRNEILLQMQAQTIMETPIRAAMTQGMSDVKQLVLEAFQQAGIEDPEERTSIFLARGMLCNVSMALNMPDLMLKR comes from the coding sequence ATGGTCAAAGGTACAACATCGACGGATCGACGCAATGATATCATTTCTGCCGCTATTGAGGTTTTCGCAGAGCTAGGTTACTATCGGGCGACAACTGCGCAAGTTGCTGAACGTGCAGCAATTTCCCAACCGTATGTGTACCGCTTTTTTACGAAAGAATCTTTGCTGGTCGCGGCGTTAGAACTGTCTTGGCAGCGAATTCTGCACGCTTTTCAGACTGTAAGGAATACGGTTGAGCCAGCGCTTCTGGAAAAGGGCTTCATTCGTGCCTATGAACAAATCATGGAGTCGCACCGGAATGAGATCTTGCTTCAGATGCAAGCTCAGACGATTATGGAAACACCGATCCGTGCAGCAATGACCCAGGGAATGAGCGATGTGAAACAGCTGGTATTGGAAGCTTTTCAGCAAGCAGGAATCGAAGATCCGGAAGAGCGGACGTCGATATTTTTGGCAAGAGGCATGCTGTGTAAT